A genome region from Bombilactobacillus bombi includes the following:
- a CDS encoding LacI family DNA-binding transcriptional regulator, with the protein MNKKSNIKDVARLANVSTATVSRFLNGDLKRMSSKTAFKVNSAINILHYVPNFAARQMVTNSSRMIAVIVANIDDYFSTEIFKGVSTYLESNGYIAVLFDTNASEEREKEILKNIKSYNFDGIIFQPNTTNWNFINSNLFNDTPTVLIDREFNGIKWPQVLSNNYEIARTATLYFNKNGFKHIIVLTSKIDCVSTRRERFYGIKSVTQNIDIIEISETIYNMKEIIKKLLKLIKSSNDKTVIFSLKERWLLEIVPYLISKRILDNINLTTTGFIDTNIIRSIVPNAKFITQNSFLMGGTAAELLVKIIKSKQNSDKKIIIPAKFF; encoded by the coding sequence ATGAATAAAAAGTCTAACATAAAAGATGTGGCAAGATTAGCAAACGTTTCAACAGCCACAGTATCCAGATTTTTAAATGGCGATCTTAAAAGAATGTCTAGCAAAACTGCATTTAAAGTGAATTCAGCAATTAATATACTACATTATGTTCCAAACTTTGCAGCTAGACAAATGGTTACTAACTCTAGTAGAATGATTGCTGTTATAGTTGCAAATATTGATGATTATTTTTCAACTGAGATTTTCAAAGGAGTAAGCACTTATTTAGAAAGTAACGGATATATTGCTGTCTTATTTGATACAAATGCCAGTGAAGAAAGAGAAAAAGAGATATTAAAAAATATAAAATCATATAATTTTGATGGGATAATTTTTCAACCTAATACTACAAATTGGAATTTTATTAATAGTAATTTATTTAATGATACACCAACTGTATTGATAGATAGAGAATTTAATGGAATTAAATGGCCCCAGGTGTTATCAAATAATTATGAAATTGCTCGGACTGCTACTTTATACTTTAACAAGAATGGATTTAAACATATAATAGTTTTAACATCTAAAATAGATTGTGTATCTACCAGAAGGGAAAGATTTTATGGAATTAAATCTGTAACTCAAAATATTGATATTATTGAAATATCTGAAACTATTTACAATATGAAAGAAATCATAAAAAAACTCTTAAAATTAATAAAATCTTCGAATGATAAAACTGTTATTTTTTCATTAAAGGAGAGGTGGTTATTAGAAATAGTACCATATCTCATATCTAAAAGAATATTAGATAATATTAACTTAACTACAACAGGTTTTATAGATACAAATATAATTCGTTCTATTGTTCCTAATGCGAAATTTATAACTCAAAATTCTTTTCTTATGGGAGGAACTGCAGCTGAACTTCTAGTTAAAATAATAAAATCAAAACAGAATTCAGATAAAAAAATAATTATTCCAGCAAAATTTTTTTAA
- a CDS encoding PTS system mannose/fructose/sorbose family transporter subunit IID, producing the protein MKLTKNVSPEDREMINSIFWRSFTVFASRAGATKAHAPGFMYSILPAINRYYKDDKKAQAEALSRHTTWYNITQNVGTFVMGLVASMEKKNSEDPDFDTDSIVALKTSLMGPLSGIGDSIFWGVLRVIAAGIGISLASQGSIFGPILFLIIYNVPAILTRYYLTYMGFTLGDTFISDMYKSGSMQLLNKAASTLGLMMIGCMTASMVTFKSKLSIPITGGKPILIQTYLDQLWKGLVPLVVTLGCYWLLSKKVNVNWILLGVLVLAIVLGLLGVV; encoded by the coding sequence ATGAAATTAACCAAAAATGTATCCCCTGAAGATCGAGAAATGATTAATTCAATTTTTTGGCGTTCATTTACTGTTTTTGCTAGCCGTGCAGGTGCAACTAAGGCTCATGCACCAGGTTTTATGTATTCAATTTTGCCAGCAATTAATCGCTATTATAAAGATGATAAAAAGGCGCAGGCTGAGGCCTTAAGTCGTCATACAACTTGGTATAACATTACTCAAAATGTTGGAACTTTTGTAATGGGATTAGTTGCCTCAATGGAAAAGAAAAATTCAGAAGATCCTGATTTTGATACAGATTCTATTGTGGCATTGAAAACTTCATTAATGGGGCCTTTATCAGGTATTGGAGACTCAATTTTTTGGGGAGTTTTAAGAGTTATTGCTGCTGGAATTGGGATTAGCTTAGCTAGTCAAGGATCAATCTTTGGACCTATTTTATTTTTGATTATTTATAATGTACCTGCCATTTTAACCAGATATTATCTCACTTATATGGGTTTTACTTTAGGAGACACATTTATTTCAGACATGTATAAGAGTGGCAGTATGCAGTTATTAAATAAAGCTGCTTCCACTTTAGGACTTATGATGATTGGTTGTATGACAGCTAGTATGGTTACTTTTAAAAGTAAGCTATCTATTCCAATCACTGGTGGTAAGCCTATTTTAATTCAAACATATTTGGATCAGTTATGGAAAGGCCTAGTGCCATTAGTGGTAACTTTAGGTTGTTATTGGTTATTAAGTAAAAAAGTTAATGTTAATTGGATCTTATTAGGAGTGCTAGTTTTAGCAATTGTTTTAGGTCTGTTAGGAGTTGTTTAA
- a CDS encoding PTS mannose/fructose/sorbose/N-acetylgalactosamine transporter subunit IIC: MLKTAILAALCVFVCFGGNWLWGQTMIERPLVVGMITGLIFGDIRTGIMMGASLEAIFMGAVDIGGALSAEPVTATVLATTFSIILNVNQKAALAIAVPIGVFAAFISMFMKNVVMNIFAPVVDKVAASDNQKGLIWTHFGMWFLNYFVFSLVTFFSILAGAKPVQHLVSAIPQNLMAGLSATGGLLPAVGFAILMRMLWSKKLSPFYFLGFILTAYLQLPSVAVAAIGIIIVVLQWQRDKQIMDIENKQVALKSQSAVVTNTNANEMEQEEEDFFS; the protein is encoded by the coding sequence ATGTTAAAGACAGCAATATTAGCTGCTTTGTGTGTATTTGTTTGTTTTGGTGGTAATTGGCTATGGGGTCAAACCATGATTGAACGACCACTTGTAGTAGGAATGATTACTGGTTTAATTTTTGGTGATATTCGAACTGGAATTATGATGGGTGCTTCTTTAGAAGCTATTTTTATGGGTGCTGTTGATATTGGTGGTGCTTTATCCGCTGAACCAGTAACAGCTACTGTTTTGGCTACCACTTTTTCAATTATTTTGAATGTAAATCAAAAAGCAGCATTAGCAATCGCAGTACCTATTGGCGTTTTTGCAGCTTTTATATCTATGTTTATGAAAAATGTAGTTATGAATATATTTGCACCCGTAGTTGATAAAGTAGCGGCTAGTGATAATCAAAAGGGATTAATTTGGACTCATTTTGGTATGTGGTTCTTAAATTACTTTGTGTTTTCTTTAGTTACTTTCTTTTCTATATTAGCAGGTGCTAAACCGGTACAACATTTAGTTAGTGCAATTCCTCAAAATTTGATGGCAGGATTATCAGCAACAGGTGGATTATTACCAGCCGTAGGTTTTGCTATTTTAATGCGTATGCTTTGGAGTAAAAAATTATCTCCATTTTATTTTTTGGGATTTATTTTAACAGCATATTTACAATTGCCATCAGTGGCTGTAGCGGCGATTGGAATTATTATCGTAGTATTACAATGGCAACGTGATAAGCAAATTATGGATATTGAAAATAAGCAAGTCGCTTTAAAAAGTCAAAGTGCTGTAGTAACTAATACTAATGCAAATGAAATGGAACAAGAAGAGGAGGACTTTTTCTCATGA
- a CDS encoding PTS sugar transporter subunit IIB, with the protein MIAQLRVDDRLIHGQVALVWTKELDTPGIVVANDNAANNEMVKMTLKMATPTGKKLLIRSVDDAIKVFNNPKGKDMRMFALTNSVQDALKIAQNVSEIDGINVANVGRFADNADQSIQLNSTLMLDQNELIALKELVKLNIPVFNQVVPSNNKTAITSLLKNVN; encoded by the coding sequence ATGATTGCACAATTACGTGTAGATGATCGGTTAATACATGGACAGGTAGCTTTAGTTTGGACTAAGGAATTGGATACGCCGGGTATTGTTGTAGCTAATGATAATGCTGCTAATAATGAAATGGTCAAGATGACTTTAAAAATGGCTACACCAACAGGTAAAAAATTACTTATTCGTTCAGTAGACGATGCGATTAAAGTGTTTAATAATCCAAAAGGTAAAGATATGAGAATGTTTGCTTTAACTAATAGTGTTCAAGATGCTTTAAAAATTGCACAAAATGTTTCTGAAATTGATGGAATTAATGTTGCTAATGTAGGCCGTTTTGCAGACAACGCTGATCAATCAATTCAGTTAAATTCTACGTTGATGCTTGACCAAAATGAATTAATAGCATTAAAGGAGTTAGTTAAACTTAATATTCCAGTTTTTAATCAGGTGGTACCCAGCAATAATAAAACTGCTATTACTTCGTTATTAAAAAATGTAAATTGA
- a CDS encoding PTS sugar transporter subunit IIA, whose amino-acid sequence MTAILIASHGHLASGLQSSIDILTGRGNEIHTIDAYVDQHDYVPEIKHFAKTASKPCVIFTDLNGGSVNQKVVLEVGEQEGVYIVTQANLAVVLSVLLDTETLTSKRLDQLINESQVQRVQVSATEDLSDSDFLA is encoded by the coding sequence ATGACAGCTATTTTGATTGCTAGCCACGGGCATTTGGCCAGTGGCTTACAGAGCTCAATTGATATTTTAACAGGAAGAGGTAATGAAATACATACCATTGATGCTTATGTTGATCAACATGATTATGTTCCTGAAATCAAACATTTTGCTAAGACAGCATCCAAACCTTGCGTAATCTTTACAGATTTAAACGGTGGCAGTGTTAATCAAAAAGTTGTTTTAGAAGTAGGCGAACAAGAAGGGGTATATATTGTGACACAAGCTAATTTGGCTGTGGTTTTGTCAGTGTTATTAGATACAGAAACATTAACTAGTAAGCGTTTAGACCAGTTGATTAATGAGTCACAAGTACAACGAGTACAAGTTAGTGCAACGGAAGATTTATCTGATAGTGATTTTTTGGCATAA
- a CDS encoding sigma 54-interacting transcriptional regulator: MNNTQTKILEELTKVDSITTNSLAQKLNLSRSITSHYLNQLAKDKIIKKIPNYPVLWSYKKSAIEDNQSPFANFIGSKGSLQKIVNQCKTAVSYPPKGINILITGNSGVGKSYLAQKIVEEARYEHVIAHNAPYVVLNCADYANNPELISSILFGYVKGAFTGATEDHLGLLQQVNGGYLFLDEVHQLASENQEKLFTFMDTGTFHRMGDSKTLCHANVRLVFATTEDPKQVMLTTFQRRIPIVVHLPNYIKRPIDERLGILESLFFQEAQQVQKTMVISGEVVKQLLMVDNPGNIGYLKNLIKVGCATAYREQKSQSILHVDQSSFYFEQISKTTSQLENLIIDPNEPKMLYAHDILTDQLEELQITFSTSDQDKLISKIHDCLTKLEGKIPSWVLQTSEHQQHRLIFQRIICHQFGLKAAVYIEPLMYVLYRQHFHFQIADYSQLFHYLQLQCPRSLHLARHFYQKLPILNKNSQISLIVILAIMLQDYVDETVQLRGLIVAHGDSTATSIQTVVNSLCGNYLFDALDMPIDTGVDSIIKETIKLLDDFDTTKGFILMIDMGSLSQLYTSIKSHLNGDLLVVNNLTTVTALDLALNMQQNRSFKELAEHAEKSYTIDVKYYEGVSQTANILISCISGLGLAEKIKEIMQKYLPPNIQVISLDYAQLKEKIASNDFKFFSKTLFVLTTIELNDAQLFSHLNVYDLLDNSGLLKFKKWLSPYLQLNNIEKLSDELVQFFSLKGVSERLSFLNPEVIIQEVGTVITKYENYYHLKLTGKVKLNLYMHISLMIERLMVRKTIDESIVVKEMEEQDFFKVSHSVFRPIELKYNIKISDYELSLMYELFKSIK; encoded by the coding sequence ATGAATAATACGCAAACCAAAATATTAGAAGAACTAACTAAGGTCGATTCTATAACAACTAATTCATTAGCACAAAAGCTTAATTTATCGCGGTCAATTACAAGTCATTATCTGAATCAACTGGCTAAAGACAAAATAATAAAAAAAATACCAAATTATCCAGTTCTTTGGTCTTATAAAAAATCTGCTATAGAAGATAACCAGTCGCCTTTTGCTAATTTTATTGGTTCAAAAGGAAGTTTACAAAAGATTGTTAATCAATGTAAGACCGCAGTATCATATCCACCTAAAGGAATTAATATTTTAATCACAGGAAATTCTGGTGTTGGAAAAAGTTATCTAGCACAAAAAATAGTTGAAGAAGCCCGTTATGAACATGTAATCGCTCATAATGCACCATATGTAGTATTAAATTGTGCAGATTATGCCAATAATCCAGAATTAATTTCTAGTATTTTATTTGGTTATGTTAAAGGTGCATTTACAGGAGCCACAGAAGATCATTTAGGATTATTACAGCAAGTAAATGGTGGTTACTTGTTTTTAGATGAAGTACATCAACTTGCTAGTGAAAATCAAGAAAAGTTGTTTACGTTTATGGATACTGGAACTTTCCATCGAATGGGTGATAGTAAAACTCTCTGTCATGCTAATGTGAGATTGGTTTTTGCAACAACTGAGGATCCTAAACAAGTAATGTTAACAACATTTCAACGAAGAATTCCAATTGTTGTACATTTACCCAATTATATTAAACGTCCCATAGATGAGCGATTAGGCATTCTAGAAAGTTTGTTTTTTCAAGAAGCCCAACAAGTTCAAAAGACAATGGTTATTTCAGGAGAAGTTGTTAAACAATTATTAATGGTTGATAATCCAGGAAATATTGGTTATTTAAAAAATTTAATCAAGGTAGGATGTGCAACTGCTTATCGTGAACAAAAATCGCAATCAATTTTACATGTTGACCAGAGCAGTTTTTACTTTGAACAGATAAGTAAGACTACTAGTCAATTAGAAAACTTAATTATTGATCCTAATGAGCCTAAAATGTTATATGCACATGATATTTTGACAGATCAATTAGAAGAATTACAAATAACATTTTCTACAAGTGATCAGGACAAATTAATTTCTAAAATTCATGATTGTTTGACTAAGCTAGAAGGAAAAATTCCATCATGGGTTTTACAAACAAGCGAGCATCAACAGCATCGTTTGATTTTTCAACGAATTATTTGTCACCAATTTGGGCTTAAAGCAGCAGTCTATATAGAACCTCTTATGTATGTTTTGTATCGACAGCATTTTCATTTTCAGATTGCTGATTATTCTCAGTTGTTTCATTATTTACAACTTCAATGTCCGCGCTCTTTACATTTGGCACGTCATTTTTATCAAAAATTACCAATACTTAATAAAAATAGTCAAATAAGTTTGATAGTTATTTTAGCAATTATGCTGCAAGATTACGTTGATGAAACTGTTCAGTTACGAGGACTAATCGTAGCTCATGGTGACAGTACAGCTACTAGTATTCAAACTGTAGTTAATTCATTATGTGGCAACTATCTTTTTGATGCTCTAGATATGCCCATTGATACTGGAGTGGATTCTATCATTAAAGAAACAATTAAGTTATTAGATGACTTTGATACTACAAAAGGTTTTATTTTAATGATTGATATGGGATCTTTAAGTCAACTATATACTTCTATTAAGTCACATTTAAATGGAGATTTATTAGTTGTCAATAACTTAACTACTGTTACAGCTTTAGATTTAGCCTTAAATATGCAGCAAAATCGATCTTTTAAAGAACTTGCAGAGCATGCAGAAAAAAGCTATACAATTGATGTTAAATATTATGAAGGAGTGTCGCAGACAGCCAATATTTTGATTTCTTGTATTTCAGGATTGGGCTTAGCAGAGAAAATTAAAGAAATTATGCAAAAATATTTGCCACCTAATATTCAAGTAATCTCATTAGATTATGCTCAATTAAAGGAAAAGATAGCTAGTAATGATTTCAAATTTTTCTCCAAGACATTATTTGTCCTTACTACCATTGAATTAAATGATGCACAGTTATTTTCTCATTTAAATGTTTATGATCTTTTAGATAATAGTGGTTTGTTAAAGTTCAAAAAATGGTTATCACCTTATTTGCAATTAAACAATATTGAAAAATTGAGTGATGAATTAGTGCAATTTTTCTCATTAAAGGGTGTTAGTGAGCGATTAAGTTTTTTGAATCCAGAAGTAATTATTCAAGAAGTAGGAACTGTTATTACCAAATATGAAAATTATTATCATCTGAAGCTAACTGGAAAAGTAAAACTCAATTTATATATGCATATTTCTTTAATGATTGAACGATTAATGGTGAGAAAAACAATTGATGAGTCAATAGTTGTCAAAGAAATGGAAGAACAAGATTTCTTTAAAGTATCACATAGTGTCTTTCGCCCAATTGAATTGAAATATAATATTAAAATATCAGATTATGAATTATCATTGATGTATGAACTGTTTAAATCAATTAAATAA
- a CDS encoding MFS transporter has translation MQKRTYYWLAAGILFIAANLRLPITMMPPLVPWLKNNLGLSTSMSGLLTTIPLIVFALLSPTIANLGIKKGNAQVLLGTLVTLVVGCYLRILPNKWFLLGATLIVGVGISGGNVLLPAVIQEYFPHKTVILTSLYTFMMGFIASIGTGTSAPLAQQIGLVGAMAVISLFGVVALLIWAMAVHQLPHKQAKQQVTPHNHGNSQLLKIPLTWMIIFFFGAQSLLYYSMLTWLPVYWTNTGFSTTISGLLATIFQLCGMPLSLLTPIIARKRSGMYFISCLMGGGFGFGAILLLVCRHNFVWNVLIAILLGVAAGASFSMCVVFFQRRTSSVIETAQISGIAQSVGYLLAACGPVFSGMINSWTHSWVPVMLIYAVIAVVMGFDGIMITNHPPLNTQKDKIV, from the coding sequence GTGCAAAAAAGAACTTATTATTGGTTGGCAGCCGGGATTCTTTTCATTGCGGCCAATTTACGTCTACCGATTACAATGATGCCGCCTTTGGTTCCGTGGCTCAAAAATAATCTAGGTTTGTCTACTAGTATGAGTGGCTTGTTGACCACAATTCCTTTAATTGTTTTTGCTTTGTTATCGCCAACGATTGCGAATTTAGGTATTAAAAAGGGAAATGCGCAAGTATTGTTAGGAACTTTAGTGACGTTAGTTGTGGGATGTTACCTGCGGATTTTGCCCAATAAATGGTTTTTACTAGGAGCAACACTGATTGTTGGGGTGGGAATCTCGGGAGGCAATGTTTTATTGCCTGCAGTGATTCAAGAATATTTTCCCCACAAAACAGTTATTTTAACTAGTTTATATACTTTTATGATGGGTTTTATCGCTTCTATTGGAACTGGAACATCTGCGCCGTTAGCACAACAGATAGGATTAGTTGGTGCAATGGCAGTAATTTCCTTGTTTGGCGTAGTAGCACTTCTGATTTGGGCAATGGCAGTGCATCAATTACCCCATAAGCAAGCTAAGCAGCAAGTTACTCCTCATAATCATGGCAATAGCCAATTATTAAAAATACCTTTGACTTGGATGATTATTTTCTTTTTTGGAGCACAATCGCTATTGTATTATTCAATGTTAACGTGGTTGCCAGTTTATTGGACCAATACCGGTTTTTCCACAACAATAAGCGGCTTGTTAGCGACAATTTTTCAATTGTGTGGTATGCCGCTCTCTTTATTAACACCTATCATTGCCCGCAAGCGTTCAGGGATGTATTTTATTAGTTGTTTGATGGGCGGCGGATTTGGCTTTGGTGCTATTTTGCTGTTGGTTTGTCGGCATAATTTTGTCTGGAATGTTTTAATTGCTATTTTATTAGGTGTAGCTGCTGGAGCTTCTTTTAGTATGTGCGTGGTCTTTTTTCAAAGACGCACTAGTTCCGTTATTGAAACAGCTCAAATTTCTGGTATTGCTCAATCAGTAGGTTATTTATTAGCTGCTTGTGGTCCAGTGTTTAGCGGAATGATTAATAGTTGGACGCATTCTTGGGTCCCAGTAATGTTAATATATGCTGTAATTGCAGTTGTAATGGGCTTTGATGGAATTATGATTACTAATCACCCACCTTTGAATACCCAGAAAGATAAAATAGTTTAA
- the helD gene encoding RNA polymerase recycling motor HelD: MAEKDKRQEQQHLNAIIDQIKRAEQKLARSITNAKADIDDINRTFGDDVHIGAGDDSISIAGALSIHQQQQMLAERNNAWQRSQQQLSVLQKLEKNPYFARIDFRELPSGHPETIYIGLASFTDAQNHFLIYDWRAPISSIYYDGNLGQVTYQTPDGEQVVEVSLKRQFIIEEGQIVSLFDTQETIGDQMLLTALSHNASTQMQGIVTTIQQEQNQIIRDTRSDLLFVQGAAGSGKTSAIMQRVAYLLYRYRKKLTSGQVVMFSPNMLFNDYVSQVLPEMGEQNMVQMTYLQYVARRLPKVQVQDLYEQFEAIQQDTITPATRFVSDLAFFKLVTSYAQQLQQGGVHFRNLYFRKQVLISRAQIANIYYGFGPQYTLLNRIDGTKEALIKIVQRKISSEMRKKWVQEQIQNLSQEELRQMYDYPDQEFKNSDDETKFLARKIVTNALRPVVKKIRHNSFINIAATYYEFLKVVPQLLPLTKYQVSDAQWQNFVAQFAADWSQHKISLANISPYLYLYDLLTGHHGDLTMKFVFIDEIQDYTPFQLAYLQYNFPRARYTMLGDLNQAILTHDNSQTLLKEITRLFDSEKTRVIQLTHSYRSTKQITEFTKHLLTVGEKIIPFNRPGDLPNIKVSASAEQMLQATREQLRANQQQNYATAIITKDLSQAQQLQQQLQQHVPVTLIKSENQRLATGDLVIPAYLAKGLEFDAVIMWNATAGQFTNQDQQLIYTITSRAMHRLSIIANQQLDPIIAAVPKDLAQWQ; this comes from the coding sequence ATGGCAGAAAAAGATAAGCGACAAGAACAGCAACATTTAAATGCAATTATTGACCAAATTAAACGTGCTGAACAAAAATTAGCTCGTAGTATTACTAATGCCAAAGCAGATATTGATGATATTAATCGTACCTTTGGTGATGATGTCCACATTGGCGCCGGTGATGATTCGATTTCCATAGCGGGTGCTTTGTCAATTCATCAACAGCAACAAATGCTGGCAGAACGGAATAACGCTTGGCAAAGATCACAACAACAATTAAGTGTTTTACAAAAATTAGAAAAAAATCCTTATTTCGCCAGGATTGATTTTCGAGAATTACCTAGCGGACATCCAGAAACGATTTATATTGGTTTGGCCTCGTTTACAGATGCACAAAATCATTTCTTGATTTATGATTGGCGAGCACCAATTTCTTCAATTTATTATGATGGCAATTTAGGCCAAGTAACCTATCAAACTCCTGATGGAGAGCAAGTTGTTGAGGTATCACTAAAGCGACAATTTATTATTGAAGAGGGTCAGATTGTTTCACTATTTGATACACAGGAAACTATTGGTGATCAAATGTTATTGACTGCCCTGAGTCACAATGCTTCTACGCAAATGCAGGGTATTGTAACGACCATTCAACAAGAGCAAAACCAGATTATTCGTGATACTAGGTCTGATTTATTATTTGTGCAAGGTGCAGCGGGCTCGGGGAAAACTTCAGCGATTATGCAGCGAGTGGCTTATTTATTATATCGTTATCGTAAAAAGTTAACTTCTGGTCAAGTAGTAATGTTTTCTCCTAATATGCTCTTTAACGATTATGTCAGTCAAGTTTTGCCCGAAATGGGTGAGCAAAACATGGTGCAGATGACTTATTTGCAGTATGTAGCCCGTCGGTTACCTAAAGTGCAAGTCCAAGATTTATATGAACAATTCGAAGCCATTCAACAAGATACGATTACGCCTGCGACTCGCTTTGTCAGTGATTTAGCTTTTTTCAAGTTAGTCACTAGTTATGCCCAGCAACTTCAGCAAGGGGGAGTTCACTTCCGCAATTTGTATTTTCGCAAACAGGTTTTGATTTCGCGTGCGCAAATTGCCAATATTTATTATGGTTTTGGCCCACAATATACCCTGTTAAATCGAATTGATGGTACTAAAGAAGCATTAATCAAGATAGTGCAACGTAAGATTAGTAGTGAAATGCGTAAAAAATGGGTTCAAGAACAAATTCAAAATTTAAGTCAAGAAGAATTACGCCAAATGTATGATTACCCAGATCAAGAATTTAAAAATAGTGATGATGAAACTAAATTCTTAGCCCGCAAAATTGTTACCAATGCTTTGCGTCCAGTGGTTAAAAAAATTCGACATAATAGTTTTATTAATATTGCTGCCACATATTATGAATTTTTAAAAGTTGTGCCGCAACTGCTGCCATTGACCAAATACCAAGTTAGTGATGCACAATGGCAAAATTTTGTAGCTCAATTTGCAGCAGATTGGTCACAACACAAAATTTCGTTAGCTAATATTTCACCATATCTGTATTTATATGATTTGCTTACTGGACATCATGGTGATTTAACAATGAAATTTGTTTTTATTGATGAAATTCAAGATTATACGCCATTCCAACTAGCCTATCTGCAGTACAATTTTCCGCGTGCTCGCTATACAATGTTGGGTGATTTGAATCAGGCTATTTTGACTCATGATAACTCACAAACACTTTTAAAAGAAATTACTCGTTTATTTGATTCTGAAAAAACACGTGTTATTCAACTCACGCATTCTTATCGATCTACAAAGCAAATCACGGAATTTACTAAACATTTATTAACTGTGGGTGAGAAAATTATTCCTTTCAACCGACCAGGTGATTTACCCAATATTAAAGTATCAGCTTCTGCTGAACAAATGTTGCAAGCTACACGTGAACAATTACGAGCTAATCAGCAACAAAATTATGCCACTGCGATTATTACCAAAGACTTATCCCAAGCACAACAATTACAACAACAACTGCAACAACATGTTCCTGTAACTTTAATTAAGTCGGAAAATCAACGGTTGGCCACAGGTGATTTAGTCATTCCGGCGTACTTAGCCAAGGGGTTAGAATTTGATGCTGTCATTATGTGGAATGCTACCGCTGGTCAATTTACTAACCAGGACCAACAATTGATTTATACAATTACTTCGCGGGCCATGCATCGCTTAAGTATTATTGCCAACCAACAATTAGATCCAATTATTGCAGCTGTTCCGAAAGATTTAGCCCAATGGCAATAA
- a CDS encoding ABC transporter ATP-binding protein → MTNLVQINNLTYRKNNKTILHDVNLTLSAGHFVGLAGANGAGKTTLMRLIAGVAKNYQGEISVNGSASEVAKKAVVSYSDELLGFSRQTTIHDVVFFYQTVYPDFSLERYQELAKFLKLKTDERLAILSKGTKERLTIALTLARQASLYLLDEPFSGIDVMSRKQIIQGMLNWVSEEATIIISSHHLEEIAHILDELIIIKDQTILEHRSTDDILEQEHLSIEDYFESLYAEDEDYD, encoded by the coding sequence ATGACCAATCTAGTGCAAATAAATAACTTAACCTATCGAAAAAATAATAAAACTATTCTTCATGATGTTAATTTAACTCTTTCTGCAGGACATTTTGTTGGTTTAGCAGGAGCCAATGGTGCTGGGAAAACGACTTTAATGCGCCTGATTGCTGGTGTGGCTAAAAATTATCAAGGTGAAATTTCTGTCAATGGTTCAGCTTCTGAAGTTGCTAAAAAGGCCGTAGTAAGTTATTCTGATGAACTTTTAGGATTTAGTCGACAGACAACTATTCATGATGTCGTGTTTTTCTATCAAACTGTTTATCCAGACTTTTCCCTGGAACGTTATCAAGAATTAGCAAAATTTTTAAAATTAAAAACTGATGAGCGGTTAGCAATTTTGTCCAAAGGGACAAAAGAGCGCCTAACAATTGCTTTGACCTTAGCCCGTCAAGCATCATTGTACTTATTAGATGAGCCGTTTAGTGGTATTGATGTGATGAGTCGTAAGCAAATCATTCAAGGAATGTTAAATTGGGTTTCCGAAGAGGCAACTATTATTATTAGTAGTCACCATTTGGAAGAAATTGCGCATATCTTGGACGAATTAATTATTATTAAGGATCAAACTATTTTAGAACACCGCTCGACGGATGATATTTTAGAGCAAGAACATCTATCAATTGAAGATTACTTTGAAAGTTTATATGCAGAGGATGAGGACTATGACTAA